A window from Oscillatoria sp. FACHB-1406 encodes these proteins:
- a CDS encoding ABC transporter permease, translating to MTQLAPSKPESKLSQGIDLGIRFFTRSSLWLVSIFGLAFLYVPIAILIIYSFNKSRFNAVWRGFTLDWYRNLLGVGGGEIGTTDVLIWESLKTSIIVGVISTIFATIFGTAIAIAMERFRFRGRTLIDALLFLPIVIPDITMGVSLLVFFSLIFKLIENLLGIRIVLGLPTVIIGHIAFNISFVAVTVRARIAELDPALEEAALDLGANEWKSLWRVTLPLISPAILSAALLAFTLSLDDFVITFFTAGVGTTTLPIFVYGMIKFSITPAINAISTLMLLASLVLVVSSLGAQRR from the coding sequence ACCAGAAGCTCGCTTTGGCTGGTCTCCATCTTCGGACTTGCTTTCCTGTACGTTCCCATCGCCATTCTCATCATTTATTCCTTTAATAAATCCCGCTTTAACGCCGTTTGGCGTGGCTTTACCCTGGATTGGTATCGCAATCTTTTAGGGGTTGGAGGGGGCGAAATTGGAACAACCGATGTTCTAATTTGGGAGTCTCTCAAAACCAGCATTATAGTTGGGGTAATTTCTACAATTTTTGCCACAATCTTTGGTACTGCAATTGCCATTGCAATGGAGCGCTTTCGCTTTCGCGGACGTACCTTAATCGATGCACTCTTATTCTTACCCATCGTCATCCCCGATATTACGATGGGCGTATCCTTACTCGTCTTCTTCAGCCTCATTTTCAAACTCATTGAAAACCTGCTCGGAATTCGGATTGTTTTAGGATTGCCTACCGTGATTATCGGTCACATTGCCTTCAATATATCCTTCGTTGCTGTCACTGTAAGGGCGAGAATTGCCGAACTCGATCCCGCCCTCGAAGAAGCTGCCTTAGACTTAGGTGCAAATGAATGGAAATCTCTTTGGCGCGTTACCCTTCCCCTTATTTCTCCCGCGATTTTAAGCGCTGCTTTACTCGCCTTCACCCTATCCCTTGATGACTTTGTAATTACCTTTTTTACCGCTGGAGTTGGAACGACAACTTTACCAATCTTCGTCTACGGGATGATTAAGTTCTCCATTACTCCTGCTATTAATGCCATCTCAACGTTAATGTTACTCGCTTCCTTAGTTTTGGTTGTTTCTTCCCTCGGAGCGCAACGGCGATGA
- a CDS encoding glycosyltransferase has product MKCKICDSPVQHFSRTLVLEKYEVDYFQCKNCGFVQTEEPYWLEEAYKRPIAKSDYGLVSRNISFARLTASVLANLFNIRAKFLDYGSGYGLLVRLMRDMGIDFWGYDRYCESLFATEMLDEPEIDSFELVTAFEVFEHFVNPLQDIEKILQFSKNILFSTELLPPSNPKPDEWGYYVPHEGQHIAIYTVDALTEIAQKFNLHLYTNQTFIHLLSERDLPQDLHKILDFSRYCSVFQETRSTLWSDIQFNVFGDRTLDKTLEANSKSPKILIDGIFFQYYNTGIARVWQSLLEEWSGSEFSKHILVLDRENSAPKVAGIEYLTIPQHNYGDTDAERALLQQICDEKGATLFVSTYYTTPISTPSVFMAYDMIPEVLGADVENNLMWREKHYGIQHASAYISISQNTARDLLQCFPDINLELVTVAHCGIKAIFTPASPEEIAQFKLKYGITKPYFILVGISSGYKNAQLFFEAFSQLPTRIGFELVSTGNRGWYDEAWRQYTPGNTIFTLQLNDEELRLAYAGAVALVYPSLYEGFGLPVLEALACGCPVITTPNASIPEVAGEAAIYVKEDNIEGMANALCEVQKPSVRQSLIAKGLDRAKQFSWKKMSETVSAALIEATLLPLKLREANFIIFPDWTAAEEELIGEFQRVLKGIAIHPERDRITLLIDTTGIAEEDANLFLSAVAMNLLMEEEIDVSESAELSLVGQLAPLQWEKLRSRLQGRISLKYENKLAIVAAGLEDLQVQLISDDGKE; this is encoded by the coding sequence ATGAAATGTAAAATCTGCGATAGCCCAGTTCAACATTTTTCTCGTACTCTAGTCCTAGAGAAGTATGAAGTTGATTATTTTCAATGCAAGAACTGCGGCTTCGTACAAACAGAAGAACCTTATTGGTTAGAAGAAGCTTACAAACGCCCAATCGCTAAAAGTGATTATGGATTAGTTTCGAGGAATATATCTTTTGCTCGGCTAACAGCCAGTGTTCTTGCCAATCTATTCAATATTCGTGCCAAATTTTTAGATTACGGCTCTGGCTATGGTTTATTGGTTAGATTGATGCGCGATATGGGGATCGATTTTTGGGGATACGATCGCTATTGCGAAAGTCTTTTTGCAACCGAGATGCTAGACGAGCCAGAAATAGATAGCTTTGAACTGGTGACAGCTTTTGAAGTTTTTGAACACTTTGTCAATCCCCTCCAAGATATTGAAAAAATTTTACAATTTTCAAAAAATATTCTCTTCAGTACAGAACTTTTACCGCCGAGCAATCCTAAACCCGATGAGTGGGGCTACTATGTGCCGCATGAAGGTCAGCATATTGCCATCTACACGGTAGATGCTTTGACAGAAATCGCGCAAAAATTTAACTTACATTTATATACGAATCAAACATTTATTCATTTATTGAGCGAACGAGACCTTCCTCAAGATTTACATAAAATATTAGATTTCTCTCGTTATTGCAGTGTTTTCCAAGAAACTCGGAGTACTCTGTGGAGTGATATTCAATTTAATGTATTCGGCGATCGCACCTTAGATAAAACCTTAGAAGCGAACTCAAAAAGTCCTAAAATCTTGATTGATGGTATCTTTTTTCAATACTACAACACTGGAATTGCTCGCGTTTGGCAAAGCTTGTTAGAGGAATGGTCTGGAAGTGAATTTTCTAAGCACATTCTTGTCTTAGATAGAGAGAATAGTGCGCCCAAAGTCGCTGGAATTGAATATTTGACAATTCCTCAACATAATTATGGAGATACTGATGCAGAGCGCGCTTTACTCCAACAAATTTGCGACGAAAAAGGGGCAACTTTATTCGTTTCAACTTACTATACTACTCCGATTAGTACGCCCTCAGTTTTCATGGCGTATGACATGATTCCTGAAGTGTTAGGGGCAGATGTAGAGAATAACTTAATGTGGCGAGAAAAGCATTATGGAATTCAGCACGCATCTGCTTACATCTCAATTTCGCAGAACACAGCACGCGACTTACTTCAGTGTTTTCCGGATATTAACTTAGAACTGGTTACTGTTGCTCATTGCGGTATTAAAGCAATTTTCACTCCCGCAAGTCCGGAAGAAATCGCACAATTTAAGCTTAAGTATGGAATTACTAAGCCCTATTTTATTTTAGTTGGTATTTCATCAGGCTACAAAAATGCACAACTATTTTTTGAGGCATTTTCGCAGCTTCCAACACGCATCGGTTTTGAGCTAGTGAGTACCGGAAATCGTGGTTGGTACGATGAAGCTTGGCGACAGTATACGCCTGGAAATACAATCTTTACTCTTCAACTCAATGATGAAGAACTACGTTTAGCCTATGCTGGTGCAGTTGCTTTAGTTTACCCTTCTCTGTACGAAGGATTTGGGTTGCCGGTTCTAGAAGCTTTGGCGTGCGGTTGCCCCGTTATTACAACGCCTAATGCGTCTATCCCAGAAGTTGCAGGAGAGGCAGCAATCTATGTTAAAGAGGATAACATTGAAGGAATGGCAAACGCGCTTTGTGAAGTGCAAAAACCTTCTGTTCGTCAATCGTTAATTGCGAAAGGACTGGATCGGGCAAAGCAGTTTTCGTGGAAAAAAATGTCGGAAACGGTCAGTGCTGCTTTGATTGAAGCAACGCTTTTACCTTTAAAGCTAAGAGAAGCTAATTTTATTATTTTTCCCGATTGGACGGCGGCGGAAGAAGAGTTGATAGGAGAGTTTCAGCGAGTTCTTAAGGGAATTGCAATCCATCCAGAGCGCGATCGTATTACGTTGTTAATTGACACAACTGGAATTGCTGAAGAAGATGCAAATTTATTTCTATCTGCTGTGGCAATGAATTTATTGATGGAAGAGGAAATTGATGTCAGTGAAAGTGCAGAGTTATCGTTAGTAGGGCAGCTTGCGCCACTGCAATGGGAAAAGTTGCGATCGCGTCTTCAGGGTAGAATTTCACTGAAGTATGAGAATAAATTAGCGATAGTGGCAGCAGGTTTAGAAGATTTGCAAGTACAGCTTATTAGCGATGATGGAAAAGAGTGA
- a CDS encoding O-linked N-acetylglucosamine transferase, SPINDLY family protein has translation MRTLQQQAVLSFERNDYKTATQLYEQLIEVEPEVKSHYWYLGVLKLLQGDPAEAQAAWLTAMLDGDIEELERWNLELSEILEWEAQRQETREELSLASILRQQILEINPNNINNAISLLHLILQLGTYREEELIDVGIVELLTSESSIAVNFEQLLSVIQEVFKIAPFDSSSLDLVAASLHLANSESQMVKMLTLLLGIAVDIGGHKRQPRIAAQLCEIVLDRFTQQPDFIYHLASFYQDSEQYEKGIETAKLYLSLVEDNLIERIIANKAILRSLMVTGGHWQEARQTFEKHRSMLQTLVECPEVILDSIQISRLFNSLFFAPYIDDLPKENRTLQNQVAIICQQNRQSISLDAAKKYSVKFREKRLEKIQNRVLKIGYLSSCLKSHSVGWLARWLFKYANRKQFELYAYMITSQNSHNFLQDWYIEQVNQAYLSSNDEELAEQIYRDEIDILIDLDSITSDIACDVVSLKPAPIQVTWLGLDASGIPAIDYFIADPYVLPESAQDYYSEKIWRLPQTYIAVDGFEIEVPTLRRKDLEIEGDAIVYLSAQSGYKRHPDTVRLQLQIVKAVPNSYLAIKGSANLDAVQRSFYQIADEEGVERERLRFLQPDPSEPVHRANLTIADVVLDTYPYNGATTTLETLWMGIPLVTRVGEQFAARNSYTMMMNAGITEGIAWTDEEYVEWGIRLGKDEILRKEISWKLKKSRQTAPLWNGKQFTREMEKAYRAMWTRYIES, from the coding sequence ATGAGGACTTTACAGCAACAAGCAGTGCTTTCATTTGAGCGCAATGACTATAAGACAGCTACCCAGTTATATGAACAACTAATAGAAGTTGAACCAGAAGTAAAATCTCACTATTGGTATCTTGGAGTCCTGAAATTATTGCAGGGTGATCCGGCAGAAGCACAAGCAGCGTGGCTGACAGCAATGCTGGATGGGGATATTGAAGAGCTAGAGCGCTGGAATCTCGAACTGAGTGAAATACTGGAGTGGGAAGCTCAACGCCAAGAAACAAGAGAAGAACTTTCTCTTGCGTCAATTCTTCGCCAACAAATTTTAGAAATTAATCCTAATAATATCAATAATGCTATCTCTTTACTCCACTTAATCCTGCAATTAGGCACGTATAGAGAAGAAGAACTAATAGATGTCGGTATTGTAGAACTACTTACATCAGAATCCAGTATCGCTGTTAATTTCGAGCAACTTCTTTCTGTCATTCAGGAGGTTTTTAAGATTGCTCCTTTCGACTCTTCTTCACTTGATTTAGTTGCCGCAAGTCTGCATCTCGCAAATAGCGAATCACAAATGGTGAAAATGCTCACTCTTTTACTAGGTATTGCTGTTGATATTGGAGGTCATAAAAGACAACCCAGAATTGCTGCCCAACTTTGTGAAATCGTTTTGGATCGATTTACTCAGCAACCCGATTTTATTTACCATCTTGCTTCTTTCTACCAAGATTCAGAGCAGTATGAAAAAGGAATTGAAACTGCCAAACTTTACTTGTCATTAGTTGAAGACAATCTCATCGAACGCATCATTGCTAATAAAGCCATTCTGAGAAGCTTGATGGTGACAGGTGGGCATTGGCAAGAAGCGCGACAAACCTTTGAGAAGCATCGATCTATGCTACAAACTCTTGTTGAATGCCCAGAGGTAATCTTAGATTCAATTCAAATTTCGCGTTTGTTCAATTCTCTTTTTTTCGCACCATATATTGACGACTTACCTAAAGAAAATAGAACTCTGCAAAACCAGGTTGCTATTATTTGTCAACAAAATAGACAATCTATTTCTTTAGATGCAGCAAAAAAGTATTCTGTAAAATTTAGAGAAAAACGACTTGAAAAGATACAAAATCGAGTGTTAAAAATCGGTTATTTGTCAAGCTGCTTAAAATCCCATTCTGTTGGCTGGCTAGCACGTTGGCTTTTCAAATATGCTAATCGCAAGCAATTTGAGCTTTATGCTTATATGATTACTAGCCAAAATTCACACAATTTTCTACAAGATTGGTATATCGAGCAAGTTAACCAGGCTTATTTATCAAGCAATGATGAAGAATTAGCCGAACAAATATATCGAGATGAGATCGATATTCTCATCGATCTCGACAGCATTACTTCTGATATAGCTTGCGATGTTGTGAGTTTGAAGCCCGCCCCCATTCAAGTCACCTGGCTAGGATTAGATGCCTCCGGGATTCCCGCAATTGATTATTTTATTGCCGATCCTTACGTTTTACCAGAGTCGGCTCAGGACTATTACAGCGAAAAAATTTGGCGCTTGCCCCAGACTTATATTGCTGTAGATGGATTTGAGATAGAAGTCCCGACGTTGCGACGCAAAGATTTAGAAATTGAGGGAGATGCAATTGTTTATTTAAGCGCGCAAAGCGGCTACAAAAGACATCCGGACACAGTACGGCTACAACTACAAATTGTTAAAGCTGTTCCCAATAGTTACTTGGCAATTAAAGGTTCTGCTAATTTAGATGCGGTACAGCGCTCTTTTTATCAAATTGCTGATGAAGAAGGAGTAGAAAGAGAACGTTTGCGTTTTCTCCAACCCGATCCTTCAGAACCTGTTCACCGTGCTAACTTAACCATTGCCGATGTAGTCCTCGACACTTACCCCTATAATGGTGCAACCACGACTTTAGAAACTTTATGGATGGGTATTCCTTTAGTAACGCGAGTGGGAGAGCAATTCGCCGCACGTAACAGCTACACAATGATGATGAATGCTGGAATTACTGAAGGAATCGCTTGGACGGATGAGGAGTATGTAGAGTGGGGTATTCGCTTGGGGAAAGATGAAATATTAAGAAAGGAGATTTCTTGGAAATTGAAGAAATCTCGGCAAACTGCTCCGCTGTGGAATGGAAAGCAATTCACAAGGGAGATGGAGAAGGCGTATCGGGCAATGTGGACAAGATATATCGAGTCATAA
- a CDS encoding tetratricopeptide repeat protein: MAEKTKKNIVQQIIIIASILAFVGSTALMAGSFFTTPQTAQQAPQNPADAEKQQLLTAEKGYQDVLAREPDNQFALGQLVETRLRLGKLQEAKEPLEKLLAKDPNNQQVLQALAAVGIRTGDFDGAIVHLEKLVALNPDKPELKDQLGKLKQQVADLKSGKKPSETTEPKK; this comes from the coding sequence ATGGCTGAGAAAACTAAGAAAAATATTGTTCAACAAATTATTATTATCGCCTCTATCTTAGCCTTCGTCGGCTCCACCGCTTTAATGGCAGGGAGCTTCTTCACTACGCCCCAAACTGCCCAACAAGCACCGCAAAACCCCGCCGACGCAGAAAAACAACAGCTTTTAACGGCTGAAAAAGGCTACCAGGACGTTTTAGCCCGCGAACCCGACAACCAATTTGCCCTCGGACAACTGGTGGAAACGCGCTTAAGACTGGGTAAGCTGCAAGAAGCCAAAGAACCGCTAGAAAAGCTGCTAGCAAAGGATCCCAACAACCAACAAGTGCTGCAAGCGCTGGCGGCGGTGGGAATTCGGACGGGAGATTTTGACGGCGCGATCGTACACTTAGAAAAACTCGTTGCTCTTAACCCAGATAAACCGGAGTTAAAAGATCAACTCGGTAAGTTGAAGCAGCAAGTTGCGGACTTGAAGAGCGGTAAAAAGCCGAGCGAGACGACGGAACCGAAAAAGTAA